One Brachyhypopomus gauderio isolate BG-103 chromosome 15, BGAUD_0.2, whole genome shotgun sequence genomic region harbors:
- the ctnnd1 gene encoding catenin delta-1 isoform X3, producing the protein MEQCENAASLLASVREQEMQFERLTRALEEERRSVGPSGTLPRPLPTLQNGRIPGDAELERLKLNEGYINGTQYRMLDPGHVVEETVTVEEDPRDTSPVISVETSEDGTTRRTETTVKKVTKTTTTRTIIPSVSDTLSLDGTGSVTGMGGYNAPVDRMYRQPGGPMDYPTATVPRNYHYGPPGGYEDYRSAPPSETYASLNRGVRMEDRYRPVDGYRTLDSGYRAHSRPQLDPYAAQPQVGRMGSGMEISGMQRFIPEPYGLEDDQRSLGYDDPDYGMGPPIHYSTMPRLAHAHHAPPPRRTGSYEGTLDGDMSGAGDMYYWGGGAPLAQGERGSMASLDSTLRKGPPPTSWRQPELPEVIAMLNYRLDPVKSNAAAYLQHLTFKNDKVKSEVRRLKGIPALVSMLDNPKKEVHHAACGALKNISYGRDPDNKIAIKNCDGIPALVRLLRKTRDQDLTDTITGTLWNLSSHDSVKMEIVDHALHALSDEVMVPHSGWERGSEGGEETCKPRHLEWETALTNTAGCLRNVSSERSEARRKLRECTGLVDSLMYIVQSQINCKDVDNKLVENSVCLLRNLSYQVHREVPGCERYQETMPVNQGPAPANQKTGCFSSRKGKDEWFSKGRKEDDGSADTIDIPKRTTPAKGYELLFQPEVVRVYTSLLRESKNPSVLEASAGAIQNLCAGRWTYGRYIRAVMRHEKGLPMMTELLAHGNDRVVRAMSGALRNLAIDARNRDLLGKHTVPNLVANLPGGGQSQPVRALSEETVVSVLSTLAEVVGSSVDAAKTLRSSQGIERLVLINKDGNRSDREVRGAGLVLQIVWGFKELRRTLEKDGWKKSDFVVNVTHPSSSRSNGGYEDSSTLPLIDRGGKQDRDRNMIPLNDMGSDAYTTLDQRGRRNTLDDTLEPADSDAAQKN; encoded by the exons AACGGCCGTATTCCTGGTGATGCAGAGTTAGAGAGACTCAAACTAAACGAGGGATACATCAACGGGACACAG TACAGAATGTTGGACCCTGGTCATGTTGTCGAGGAGACGGTCACCGTAGAGGAGGACCCCCGGGACACATCGCCCGTCATATCCGTGGAAACCAGCGAGGACGGCACAACCCGCCGCACTGAAACCACA GTCAAGAAGGTTACCAAGACTACCACAACTCGAACGATTATCCCCTCAGTCTCCGACACACTGTCTCTGGATGGCACTGGTTCCGTCACCGGCATGGGTGGTTATAATGCCCCAGTAGACCGCATGTATAGGCAGCCAGGTGGACCCATGGATTACCCAACTGCTACAGTCCCTCGTAATTACCACTATGGACCACCAGGGGGCTACGAAGACTACCGCAGTGCCCCACCCTCTGAGACCTACGCCAGCCTCAACCGTGGTGTCCGCATGGAGGATCGCTACAG ACCTGTGGACGGCTACCGAACGCTGGACTCGGGTTATCGTGCCCACAGCAGACCCCAGCTGGACCCCTACGCAGCCCAGCCTCAGGTGGGCCGCATGGGCAGCGGTATGGAGATCTCCGGTATGCAGCGCTTCATCCCGGAGCCCTACGGCCTGGAGGACGACCAGCGAAGCCTGGGATACGACGATCCCGATTACGGCATGGGCCCTCCCATTCACTACAGCACCATGCCCCGGCTAGCGCACGCACACCACGCTCCCCCTCCGCGCAGGACagg GTCGTATGAGGGCACTCTGGATGGGGATATGAGTGGGGCGGGCGACATGTACTACTGGGGAGGAGGTGCACCTCTGGCCCAGGGAGAGAGGGGCAGCATGGCCTCTCTGGACAGCACCCTGCGCAAAGGACCGCCCCCAACATCATGGAGACAGCCCGAGCTGCCAGAGGTCATCGCCATGCTCAACTACCGCCTAGACCCGGTCAAGAGCAACGCTGCTGCTTACCTTCAACATCTCACCTTTAAAAACGATAAG GTGAAATCGGAAGTAAGGCGTCTGAAGGGCATTCCCGCACTGGTGTCCATGTTGGACAATCCAAAGAAGGAGGTTCATCACGCAGCATGCGGAGCACTGAAGAACATCTCATACGGGCGAGACCCTGACAACAAGATCGCCATCAAGAACTGTGACGGAATCCCCGCCTTGGTGCGGTTACTGAGGAAGACCAGAGATCAAGATCTGACAGATACCATCACAG GCACACTGTGGAACCTCTCGTCTCATGACTCTGTGAAAATGGAGATCGTGGACCATGCGCTGCACGCTCTGTCCGACGAGGTGATGGTGCCGCACTCGGGCTGGGAGAGAGGCAGCGAGGGCGGAGAGGAGACCTGCAAGCCGCGACACCTGGAGTGGGAGACGGCCCTCACCAACACGGCCGGGTGCCTGAG GAACGTGAGCTCAGAGCGAAGTGAAGCCAGGAGAAAGCTCAGAGAATGCACTGGGTTGGTCGATTCACTCATGTACATCGTGCAATCCCAGATTAACTGTAAAGATGTGGACAACAAG TTGGTGGAGAACAGCGTCTGTCTGCTGAGGAATTTGTCCTATCAGGTGCACCGGGAGGTGCCAGGTTGTGAACGCTACCAGGAGACCATGCCTGTCAATCAGGGCCCTGCCCCTGCCAACCAGAAAACAGGCTGTTTCAGTTCCCGCAAgggcaaag ATGAATGGTTTTCCAAAG GGCGGAAGGAGGATGATGGATCTGCAGACACAATTGACATTCCAAAGAGAACCACACCAGCCAAAG GTTATGAGCTGCTGTTCCAGCCGGAGGTGGTGCGTGTGTACACGTCACTGCTGAGGGAAAGTAAGAACCCATCTGTTCTGGAAGCTTCCGCAGGAGCCATCCAGAACCTGTGTGCAGGCCGCTGGACT tatGGGCGCTACATAAGGGCGGTCATGAGACACGAGAAAGGGTTGCCCATGATGACGGAGCTACTGGCTCATGGGAACGACCGTGTGGTCAGAGCCATGTCTGGGGCTCTGAGAAACCTGGCTATCGATGCCCGGAACCGTGACCTGCTTG GTAAGCATACCGTGCCTAACCTTGTGGCCAACCTGCCGGGTGGCGGGCAGAGCCAGCCCGTCCGCGCCCTCTCTGAGGAGACTGTGGTGTCCGTGCTGAGCACCCTGGCAGAGGTGGTGGGCTCCAGTGTGGATGCCGCCAAGACCCTGCGCAGCTCCCAAGGCATCGAGAGGCTGGTGCTCATCAACAAAGACGG CAACCGTTCGGATCGGGAGGTGCGCGGGGCTGGCCTGGTGCTGCAGATTGTCTGGGGCTTTAAGGAGCTGCGCCGCACGCTGGAGAAAGACGGCTGGAAGAAATCAGACTTCGTGGTGAACGTCACCCACCCCAGCAGCAGCCGCAGCAACGGAGGCTACGAGGACAGCAGCACCCTGCCGCTCATCGACAGAG GGGGGAAGCAGGACCGAGACAGGAACATGATTCCACTGAATGACATGGGATCAG acGCTTACACTACACTGGACCAGAGAGGAAGAAGGAACACTTTAGATGACACTCTAGAGCCTGCAGACAGTGACGCAGCTCAG AAAAACTGA
- the ctnnd1 gene encoding catenin delta-1 isoform X2, which translates to MEQCENAASLLASVREQEMQFERLTRALEEERRSVGPSGTLPRPLPTLQNGRIPGDAELERLKLNEGYINGTQYRMLDPGHVVEETVTVEEDPRDTSPVISVETSEDGTTRRTETTVKKVTKTTTTRTIIPSVSDTLSLDGTGSVTGMGGYNAPVDRMYRQPGGPMDYPTATVPRNYHYGPPGGYEDYRSAPPSETYASLNRGVRMEDRYRPVDGYRTLDSGYRAHSRPQLDPYAAQPQVGRMGSGMEISGMQRFIPEPYGLEDDQRSLGYDDPDYGMGPPIHYSTMPRLAHAHHAPPPRRTGSYEGTLDGDMSGAGDMYYWGGGAPLAQGERGSMASLDSTLRKGPPPTSWRQPELPEVIAMLNYRLDPVKSNAAAYLQHLTFKNDKVKSEVRRLKGIPALVSMLDNPKKEVHHAACGALKNISYGRDPDNKIAIKNCDGIPALVRLLRKTRDQDLTDTITGTLWNLSSHDSVKMEIVDHALHALSDEVMVPHSGWERGSEGGEETCKPRHLEWETALTNTAGCLRNVSSERSEARRKLRECTGLVDSLMYIVQSQINCKDVDNKLVENSVCLLRNLSYQVHREVPGCERYQETMPVNQGPAPANQKTGCFSSRKGKDEWFSKGRKEDDGSADTIDIPKRTTPAKGYELLFQPEVVRVYTSLLRESKNPSVLEASAGAIQNLCAGRWTYGRYIRAVMRHEKGLPMMTELLAHGNDRVVRAMSGALRNLAIDARNRDLLGKHTVPNLVANLPGGGQSQPVRALSEETVVSVLSTLAEVVGSSVDAAKTLRSSQGIERLVLINKDGNRSDREVRGAGLVLQIVWGFKELRRTLEKDGWKKSDFVVNVTHPSSSRSNGGYEDSSTLPLIDRGGKQDRDRNMIPLNDMGSDAYTTLDQRGRRNTLDDTLEPADSDAAQGGMYGERRGSMPLLDSYDG; encoded by the exons AACGGCCGTATTCCTGGTGATGCAGAGTTAGAGAGACTCAAACTAAACGAGGGATACATCAACGGGACACAG TACAGAATGTTGGACCCTGGTCATGTTGTCGAGGAGACGGTCACCGTAGAGGAGGACCCCCGGGACACATCGCCCGTCATATCCGTGGAAACCAGCGAGGACGGCACAACCCGCCGCACTGAAACCACA GTCAAGAAGGTTACCAAGACTACCACAACTCGAACGATTATCCCCTCAGTCTCCGACACACTGTCTCTGGATGGCACTGGTTCCGTCACCGGCATGGGTGGTTATAATGCCCCAGTAGACCGCATGTATAGGCAGCCAGGTGGACCCATGGATTACCCAACTGCTACAGTCCCTCGTAATTACCACTATGGACCACCAGGGGGCTACGAAGACTACCGCAGTGCCCCACCCTCTGAGACCTACGCCAGCCTCAACCGTGGTGTCCGCATGGAGGATCGCTACAG ACCTGTGGACGGCTACCGAACGCTGGACTCGGGTTATCGTGCCCACAGCAGACCCCAGCTGGACCCCTACGCAGCCCAGCCTCAGGTGGGCCGCATGGGCAGCGGTATGGAGATCTCCGGTATGCAGCGCTTCATCCCGGAGCCCTACGGCCTGGAGGACGACCAGCGAAGCCTGGGATACGACGATCCCGATTACGGCATGGGCCCTCCCATTCACTACAGCACCATGCCCCGGCTAGCGCACGCACACCACGCTCCCCCTCCGCGCAGGACagg GTCGTATGAGGGCACTCTGGATGGGGATATGAGTGGGGCGGGCGACATGTACTACTGGGGAGGAGGTGCACCTCTGGCCCAGGGAGAGAGGGGCAGCATGGCCTCTCTGGACAGCACCCTGCGCAAAGGACCGCCCCCAACATCATGGAGACAGCCCGAGCTGCCAGAGGTCATCGCCATGCTCAACTACCGCCTAGACCCGGTCAAGAGCAACGCTGCTGCTTACCTTCAACATCTCACCTTTAAAAACGATAAG GTGAAATCGGAAGTAAGGCGTCTGAAGGGCATTCCCGCACTGGTGTCCATGTTGGACAATCCAAAGAAGGAGGTTCATCACGCAGCATGCGGAGCACTGAAGAACATCTCATACGGGCGAGACCCTGACAACAAGATCGCCATCAAGAACTGTGACGGAATCCCCGCCTTGGTGCGGTTACTGAGGAAGACCAGAGATCAAGATCTGACAGATACCATCACAG GCACACTGTGGAACCTCTCGTCTCATGACTCTGTGAAAATGGAGATCGTGGACCATGCGCTGCACGCTCTGTCCGACGAGGTGATGGTGCCGCACTCGGGCTGGGAGAGAGGCAGCGAGGGCGGAGAGGAGACCTGCAAGCCGCGACACCTGGAGTGGGAGACGGCCCTCACCAACACGGCCGGGTGCCTGAG GAACGTGAGCTCAGAGCGAAGTGAAGCCAGGAGAAAGCTCAGAGAATGCACTGGGTTGGTCGATTCACTCATGTACATCGTGCAATCCCAGATTAACTGTAAAGATGTGGACAACAAG TTGGTGGAGAACAGCGTCTGTCTGCTGAGGAATTTGTCCTATCAGGTGCACCGGGAGGTGCCAGGTTGTGAACGCTACCAGGAGACCATGCCTGTCAATCAGGGCCCTGCCCCTGCCAACCAGAAAACAGGCTGTTTCAGTTCCCGCAAgggcaaag ATGAATGGTTTTCCAAAG GGCGGAAGGAGGATGATGGATCTGCAGACACAATTGACATTCCAAAGAGAACCACACCAGCCAAAG GTTATGAGCTGCTGTTCCAGCCGGAGGTGGTGCGTGTGTACACGTCACTGCTGAGGGAAAGTAAGAACCCATCTGTTCTGGAAGCTTCCGCAGGAGCCATCCAGAACCTGTGTGCAGGCCGCTGGACT tatGGGCGCTACATAAGGGCGGTCATGAGACACGAGAAAGGGTTGCCCATGATGACGGAGCTACTGGCTCATGGGAACGACCGTGTGGTCAGAGCCATGTCTGGGGCTCTGAGAAACCTGGCTATCGATGCCCGGAACCGTGACCTGCTTG GTAAGCATACCGTGCCTAACCTTGTGGCCAACCTGCCGGGTGGCGGGCAGAGCCAGCCCGTCCGCGCCCTCTCTGAGGAGACTGTGGTGTCCGTGCTGAGCACCCTGGCAGAGGTGGTGGGCTCCAGTGTGGATGCCGCCAAGACCCTGCGCAGCTCCCAAGGCATCGAGAGGCTGGTGCTCATCAACAAAGACGG CAACCGTTCGGATCGGGAGGTGCGCGGGGCTGGCCTGGTGCTGCAGATTGTCTGGGGCTTTAAGGAGCTGCGCCGCACGCTGGAGAAAGACGGCTGGAAGAAATCAGACTTCGTGGTGAACGTCACCCACCCCAGCAGCAGCCGCAGCAACGGAGGCTACGAGGACAGCAGCACCCTGCCGCTCATCGACAGAG GGGGGAAGCAGGACCGAGACAGGAACATGATTCCACTGAATGACATGGGATCAG acGCTTACACTACACTGGACCAGAGAGGAAGAAGGAACACTTTAGATGACACTCTAGAGCCTGCAGACAGTGACGCAGCTCAG GGAGGGATGTATGGGGAGAGGCGGGGCTCCATGCCCTTGCTGGACTCTTACGACGGTTAG